The Candidozyma auris chromosome 1, complete sequence genome includes a region encoding these proteins:
- a CDS encoding 5'-3'-nucleotidase SurE: MKFSTIASAFLAASSAIAAPLAKRDDGKNKTILLTNDDGWAATNIRATYSALKDAGYDVILVAPVQQRSGFGGQFALPTTEKLTEDGEFSYPPAGSPSWGHEDNDKNIWYFNGTPASSVAFALNYVVPQHFDNKSIDLVVAGPNEGLNLSPGMYTLSGTIGATYASVLRGYPAIAFSGSNSNNSFFKDDESRLSDDSFPPVIYAKKVVEIVDRLFNSSSARPRVLPKTTGLNVNFPKVGDEDEECKDPEWVFTRLSGEDSPVPNLKYSNGTVKWSDGLFETATECVFGDCDLPSEAWVIAEQKCKTPISVFSIDYDASYQQAKSVQKYLGPLFD; encoded by the coding sequence atgaagttctccacGATCGCCAGCGCTTTCCTcgctgcttcttctgccatTGCCGCTCCCTTGGCCAAGAGAGATGACGGTAAGAACAAGACCATCTTGCTCACCAACGATGACGGCTGGGCCGCCACCAACATCCGTGCAACCTACTCTGCCTTGAAGGATGCTGGATATGACGTTATCTTGGTTGCTCCAGTGCAGCAGAGGTCGGGTTTCGGTGGTCAATTCGCCCTTCCTACCACCGAGAAGTTGACCGAGGACGGCGAGTTCTCCTACCCTCCAGCTGGCTCTCCATCGTGGGGCCACGAGGACAACGACAAAAACATCTGGTACTTCAACGGTACTCCAGCCTCGAGTGTGGCCTTTGCCTTGAACTACGTGGTGCCACAGCACTTCGACAACAAGTCCATTGACTTAGTGGTGGCTGGTCCTAACGAAGGTCTCAACTTATCTCCTGGTATGTACACTTTGTCTGGTACCATTGGTGCCACCTACGCCTCCGTGCTCAGAGGCTATCCTGCCATTGCCTTCTCGGGctccaactccaacaactccttcttcaaggacgACGAGCTGAGACTCTCAGACGACCTGTTCCCACCTGTGATTTACGCCAAGAAGGTTGTTGAGATCGTGGACCGTTTGTTCAACCTGTCATCTGCCCGCCCAAGAGTGTTGCCCAAGACCACCGGTCTTAACGTCAACTTCCCCAAGGTTGGTGACGAGGACGAAGAGTGCAAGGACCCTGAGTGGGTGTTCACACGTTTGTCTGGCGAGGACTCCCCTGTTCCAAACTTGAAGTACTCCAATGGCACCGTCAAGTGGTCTGACGGCTTATTCGAGACCGCCACCGAGTGTGTGTTTGGCGACTGTGACTTGCCATCTGAGGCGTGGGTGATCGCCGAGCAAAAGTGCAAGACCCCCATCTCTGTCTTCTCCATCGACTACGACGCCTCCTACCAGCAGGCCAAGTCTGTGCAGAAGTACTTGGGCCCACTTTTTGATTAG
- a CDS encoding 5'/3'-nucleotidase SurE, which translates to MKLLNFAVAFFAASSAIAAPLAKRAEDKNKTILLTNDDGWASTNIRATYSALKDAGYDVLLVSPVRQRSGYSGTFHIPQSTTLEEDGEFSYPPAGSPSWGHEDNDKNIWYFNGTPASCVAFAMSHVLPKEFDNKSIDLVVAGPNEGVNLAPGLFTLSGTMGATYHAVLRGLPAISFSGSNETNAFFKDDEEKLSDEKFPPVIYAKKVVELVDRLFDESSDRPRILPKTTGLNVNFPFVGNDDEDCLDPDWMFARLTGEDSVTPNLKVLSNGTIVRDEGVYKAPTECIFGDCDLPSESWVNKNLKCKTPHLRILH; encoded by the coding sequence ATGAAATTGCTTAACTTTGCTGTTGCCTTTTTTGCCGCTTCTTCTGCCATCGCTGCTCCTTTGGCTAAGAGAGCAGAGGACAAGAACAAGACAATCTTGCTCACCAACGACGATGGTTGGGCCTCTACGAACATTCGTGCCACTTACTCCGCTTTAAAAGATGCTGGTTACGATGTTCTCTTGGTTTCGCCAGTTCGCCAAAGGTCCGGTTATAGTGGAACCTTCCACATTCCTCAGTCAACCACCTTGGAGGAAGACGGTGAATTCTCTTACCCTCCTGCGGGCTCTCCATCATGGGGCCATGAAGATAATGACAAAAACATATGGTACTTCAATGGTACTCCTGCTTCGTGTGTGGCCTTTGCCATGAGCCACGTGTTGCCAAAAGAATTCGACAACAAGTCTATCGaccttgttgttgccgGTCCCAATGAGGGTGTGAATTTGGCTCCTGGTCTTTTCACATTGTCCGGAACCATGGGTGCTACTTATCATGCCGTGCTTAGAGGCTTGCCAGCCATCTCTTTCTCGGGTTCCAACGAAACCAATGCTTTTTTCAAggacgacgaagaaaagctttCGGATGAAAAGTTCCCACCAGTGATCTACGCTAAAAAGgttgttgagcttgttgacCGCTTGTTCGACGAATCCTCTGATCGTCCAAGAATCTTGCCAAAGACTACTGGTCTCAATGTTAACTTCCCTTTCGTCGGcaatgatgacgaggattGTCTCGACCCTGACTGGATGTTTGCTCGTTTGACCGGTGAAGACTCTGTAACCCCCAACTTGAAAGTTCTCTCTAACGGTACCATTGTTCGGGATGAGGGTGTCTACAAGGCTCCAACTGAATGCATCTTCGGTGATTGTGACTTACCATCGGAGTCTTGGGTAAACAAGAATCTCAAGTGCAAGACCCCCCATCTCCGTATTCTCCATTGA
- the PEX3 gene encoding Pex3p, whose protein sequence is MPVFPTLAAFFRRHKKKLLWTSAVGFSLYLLVNQFVIKRFRNFQNSLKQELLVKEQIRRRFIQTQQDCYLTILALLPVLTQPVLNFLPTEAITSALKRKKNTNKEMSDSLTTENLMAHSSQDIGGSTSDLSVFLSKSKLELWHDLKVKSISRMLALIYSSAGLLLLTRLQLNILARKAYLESAIVMAGGSVPQNSQSSFDYFIEQSYLSLSWWLLNHGWMRVANGLETLVESKFKEITPKTEMTVETFTQMLSEINAGVIADGQLVKNLLFPTEYDSLIETLMNTNPELVNELENKESNLVKLINETNFIIANDFTLHVFSSLVRSGVDTLGDSISVALNPDNVPGRVHKLATFLAQLSVQSSVICDPQNASEDEAGTGNIYINNFNDLDELDEFSASIYSNFE, encoded by the coding sequence ATGCCTGTGTTTCCGACGTTGGCGGCTTTTTTTCGTCgccacaagaagaaactccTCTGGACCTCGGCAGTGGGCTTCTCCTTGTATCTCCTTGTGAATCAGTTCGTCATTAAGCGCTTCCGCAACTTCCAGAATTCATTGAAACAGGAGCTTCTTGTGAAAGAGCAGATAAGGCGTCGCTTTATTCAGACTCAGCAGGATTGCTATTTGACGATATTGGCGTTATTACCTGTGTTAACTCAGCCAGTACTCAATTTCTTGCCCACGGAAGCGATCACCCTGGCTCtcaagaggaaaaagaataccaaCAAGGAAATGAGCGATTCTCTCACCACAGAGAACTTGATGGCCCATTCGAGTCAGGATATAGGTGGATCTACGTCGGATTTGCTGGTATTCTTATCCAAGTCCAAGCTCGAGTTGTGGCACGATTTGAAGGTCAAATCGATATCGAGAATGCTCGCTCTCATCTACTCATCTGCCGGTTTACTCTTGCTTACCCGTCTTCAGCTAAACATCTTGGCTCGTAAGGCCTACCTTGAGCTGGCTATCGTGATGGCTGGAGGCTCTGTTCCACAAAACTCGCAATCATCATTTGATTACTTCATTGAACAAAGTTATCTTTCCTTGAGTTGGTGGCTCCTTAACCACGGGTGGATGCGTGTGGCCAATGGCCTTGAGACCCTTGTGGAGAGCAAGTTCAAAGAAATTACTCCCAAAACAGAAATGACTGTCGAGACTTTCACTCAAATGCTTTCGGAAATCAATGCTGGTGTCATTGCCGATGGCCAACTCGTTAAGAATCTTTTGTTCCCTACAGAATATGACAGTTTGATTGAAACACTCATGAACACAAACCCTGAGCTCGTcaatgaacttgaaaaCAAGGAGTCTAATTTGGTTAAGCTTATCAATGAGACCAACTTTATCATCGCCAACGACTTCACATTGCATGTATTTTCTCTGCTTGTAAGGAGCGGTGTCGACACTTTGGGTGATAGCATTTCTGTTGCTCTTAACCCCGACAACGTTCCCGGCAGAGTGCACAAGCTTGCAACGTTTTTGGCACAGTTATCTGTACAATCCAGTGTGATCTGCGATCCTCAAAATGCCAGCGAGGATGAAGCAGGAACAGGAAACAtctacatcaacaactttaaCGACTTAGACGAGCTTGACGAGTTCAGCGCCAGTATCTATTCTAATTTTGAATAA
- the SKP1 gene encoding SCF ubiquitin ligase subunit SKP1, translated as MPKVVIISSDEEKFPVDVEVATKSVLIKNMISDLKPDLDEDDEDFEIPTPNVRANVLAKVLEWCEHHKNTVFPDDDDEDARKSAPVHSWDRNFLKVDQEMLYEIILAANYLNIRPLLDAGCKIIAEMIKHKSPEELRKTFNIVNDFSPEEEAAIRKENEWAEDR; from the coding sequence ATGCCCAAAGTCGTTATTATCTCTTCcgacgaggagaagtttCCTGTTGATGTCGAAGTCGCCACGAAGTCTgttctcatcaagaacatgatCTCAGACTTGAAGCCTGACTTGGATGAGGACGACGAGGATTTTGAAATCCCAACGCCCAACGTCAGAGCCAATGTTTTGGCCAAGGTTTTGGAATGGTGTGAGCACCACAAGAACACAGTCTTTCctgatgacgacgacgaagaTGCCAGAAAGTCTGCCCCTGTTCACTCGTGGGACagaaacttcttgaaagtcGACCAGGAGATGTTGTACGAGATTATTTTAGCGGCCAACTACTTGAACATCAGGCCCCTTTTGGATGCTGGTTGTAAGATTATTGCCGAGATGATCAAGCACAAGTCGCCAGAGGAGTTGAGAAAGACGTTCAACATCGTGAACGACTTCAGCCCAGAGGAGGAGGCCGCAATTAGAAAAGAGAACGAGTGGGCCGAGGACAGATAG
- the KSP1 gene encoding putative serine/threonine protein kinase, whose protein sequence is MEQYNRYDRGGLLKDRYLKVADISEGSYGLVSLAKDTKLSDKLVAVKFIFPIDYKRTKQLKELSKTGRATSSPAKLRSNAAAPESQHSESSTLKALYEETNKEIRIHQILGAHDNITNLVDYFDSYLVLEYCSRGDLYEAVQNGLGPSTSQDIKDVFSQILDALAFCHTNSVYHRDLKPENILIDQDWSIKICDWGLATTQRIITNKAEFDIGSERYMAPELFDTEQESYDAAKADLWSVGVILLTLVFHKNPFQVANYTDKRFLQFSANREALFDFFSSMTGEMFSTLRYCLNIDPSNRDLDSLKHELDNLNYFTIDEEYWAEHSDDDENGYEDYYEEHATPVQEQENEEVDESPMESDDEMFKFDNEVKEMSPPQALVMSPKVAEAPHVIIDEDHKLLESASESSTATESMQRDDSMPYNRRADALLSPAMGARPIPIGAGQRLIRNTRKPFGVASYNKNAFSARHGFSHQGTSNSFHTGSFGARFRREDFFTPRSVVNHYMDKYGEQRELERSEKDKKRRWKRGRKKQSWKRAVGHDYRNSDHRNGHNNQSGSKRHTYTSGHSHNDTATRRKHVNGKRRPRPDSMQSPQLQPQGGGRANGKYVPPNLRSPSSKAVDHLVDDLDGFRLNEDPVFHLEGDLKSIGNGRSTGSEVRGNATSHNSKVPTFNSAYTQHSDSNGVMTSKTQLEANGKGKYIPPFKRGSHTGAVHLGNLKATNVLNSHQAPNTSNLGADDIASKRRSYQLGAGSGYANYFNNENVPRSAPGHNWIEENKNWSDFD, encoded by the coding sequence ATGGAACAGTATAATAGATACGATCGTGGTggtcttttgaaagacCGTTACCTCAAGGTTGCAGATATAAGTGAGGGATCCTATGGGCTAGTGTCATTAGCCAAGGACACCAAACTTAGCGACAAGTTAGTGGCTGTCAAATTCATTTTTCCCATCGATTACAAACGAACCAAACAGTTAAAGGAGCTTTCGAAAACAGGGAGAGCAACTTCTTCCCCTGCTAAGCTTAGATCAAATGCGGCTGCGCCAGAGTCGCAGCATTCCGAGAGTTCCACCCTTAAAGCTCTTTACgaagaaacaaacaaagaaattcGCATACACCAAATTCTTGGTGCCCAtgacaacatcaccaatttGGTTGACTATTTTGACTCCTATCTTGTTCTCGAGTACTGCTCAAGAGGTGACTTGTATGAGGCCGTGCAGAACGGCCTCGGTCCAAGCACGTCTCAAGATATCAAGGATGTCTTCAGCCAAATTCTTGACGCATTGGCCTTTTGTCATACCAACTCAGTCTATCATAGAGACTTAAAACCTGAGAATATATTAATCGACCAAGACTGGTCTATCAAAATTTGTGACTGGGGTCTTGCAACAACACAAAGGATTATCACGAACAAAGCTGAGTTCGACATTGGTTCAGAACGTTACATGGCCCCAGAACTCTTTGATACTGAGCAAGAATCTTACGATGCCGCCAAGGCTGACTTATGGTCAGTTGGCGTGATTCTTCTCACTCTCGTATTCCACAAGAACCCTTTCCAAGTTGCCAATTATACTGATAAACGATTTTTACAGTTTTCAGCAAACAGAGAAGCgctttttgacttcttcagcagcaTGACTGGAGAAATGTTCAGTACATTGAGATACTGTTTGAACATTGATCCGTCAAATAGAGATTTGGATAGCTTGAAACACGAGCTTGATAATCTCAACTACTTCACTATCGATGAAGAGTACTGGGCAGAACATTCTGACGACGATGAGAACGGGTACGAGGACTACTATGAGGAACATGCAACGCCGGTCCAggaacaagaaaatgaagaggtCGACGAGTCACCTATGGAGTCAGATGACGAGATGTTCAAGTTCGATAATGAAGTCAAGGAGATGTCACCTCCACAGGCCCTTGTGATGTCACCCAAGGTTGCCGAAGCACCTCATGTAATTATTGACGAGGACCATAAGTTGCTAGAGTCAGCTTCAGAGAGCAGCACTGCCACTGAATCGATGCAAAGAGATGATTCTATGCCTTATAATCGTCGTGCTGATGCACTTTTGTCGCCAGCGATGGGTGCTCGGCCAATCCCCATTGGCGCCGGTCAGAGGCTCATTCGAAACACTCGTAAGCCTTTTGGTGTTGCTTCATATAACAAAAATGCGTTCAGTGCTAGACACGGATTTAGTCATCAGGGTACTAGCAATAGCTTCCACACCGGAAGTTTTGGGGCTAGGTTTCGTCGGGAGGATTTCTTTACTCCCAGAAGTGTCGTGAACCACTACATGGATAAGTATGGCGAGCAAAGAGAGCTCGAAAGATCGgaaaaagacaagaaaagaagatggaagCGTGGCCGTAAAAAGCAATCTTGGAAGCGTGCCGTCGGCCATGACTATCGAAACAGCGACCACCGCAACGGTCACAATAATCAATCTGGATCGAAGCGGCACACCTATACCTCTGGTCATTCACACAATGATACAGCAACTCGTCGCAAACACGTCAACGGGAAAAGACGCCCACGTCCGGATTCTATGCAATCTCCTCAATTGCAACCCCAAGGCGGTGGTCGTGCTAATGGCAAGTATGTCCCTCCCAATTTGAGATCTCCTTCCTCAAAAGCCGTGGACCATTTGgttgatgatttggatGGTTTTAGGCTCAATGAGGATCCAGTGTTTCACCTAGAAGGTGATCTTAAATCCATAGGAAATGGTCGCAGTACAGGGTCAGAAGTAAGAGGCAATGCTACCTCTCATAATTCGAAAGTTCCAACGTTCAACTCAGCTTATACTCAGCACTCTGATTCGAATGGTGTCATGACGTCAAAGACCCAACTCGAAGCGAATGGAAAAGGGAAATACATTCCACCATTCAAAAGAGGATCTCATACGGGAGCGGTTCACTTGGGAAATTTGAAAGCTACAAATGTTCTCAACTCCCATCAAGCACCCAATACTTCAAATTTAGGGGCTGATGATATTGCCTCAAAACGGCGGTCTTATCAACTTGGGGCTGGATCAGGGTATGCCAACTATTTCAATAATGAGAATGTCCCTAGGAGCGCACCAGGCCACAACTggattgaagagaataaaAACTGGTCAGACTTCGATTAG